TTTAGAACTCTGGGGGGTTTTCTTGATCTCCCACAGATTCCCTTTCTGACACTAATTGTGTacctgagttgtttgttttttagactcgtgggtttttttctttcccctatgCCTTTCCTTCTTTACTGTTTGTTCTGCCATCAATTTATTCTGCTAAGTATTGAGACAGTCAAAGAGTAGGCACAAATACATTAACTGGACAACTTCTTAGTTAGATTTACAGTATTATGATCACAAAAGCCACACACTCTTGTGTCTTAAGCAAGTGAGTTTTGAATGAAGAGCTATGAACAGACAGTGATGGATCCTAAACTTTCAACTTATTTTCCTTAGAGCCAGCTGATATAGAAATGACATCAGCAGAAGAGAGGACACCAACAAAAGCACTGGAAGTAATAATGGGACTGAAGGCTTCTGACATGGCACCATCTAGAGAATCAGAGATAGTCCCAGCCAAGGACGTGGCCCCAGCCTCAGAAACAGAGGTGGCATTGACTAAAGACATGGAACCACCAACCAAATCAGATACAGCCCTAGTCAAGGACATGGGAATGGAGGAAGCCCTGGTTAAGGATGTTGTATTGCCCACAGAAACAGAGGTAGCCCCAGCCAAGGACGTAACACTGttcaaagaaacagagaggaCACCACCTGTAAAAATGGATTTGGCCCCAGCTGATGACGTGGCACCACCCACAGACAGAGAGATGACCCCAGCCAAGGATGTAGCATCACTCTCAGAAATAGGGGTAGCCCTGGCTAAGGATGTTGTGTCATCCACAGAAATAGCCTCAGCCAAGGAGGTAGCCTTGTCCTCAGAAACAGAAGTGGCCCTAGTCAAGGATGTGACTCCAACTCCAGAAACAGAAGTCACCCCAGTCAAGGACATGACTCCACCCCCAGAAATCAAGATGGCCCTGGGCAAGGATGTAGCTCCACCTGAAACAGAGGTGGCCCCAGTCAAGGACATGGTTTCACCTCCAGAAACAGAGATGGCCCTGGGCAAGAATGTGGCTCTGCCCTCAGAAACAGAAAAGGCCCTGGGCAAGGACGTGGTTTCACCTCTGGAAACAGAGATGGCCCCAGGCAAGAATGTGGCTCTGTCCCCAGAAACAGAAATGGCCCTGGGCAAGGATGTGGTTTCACCTCCAGAAACGGAGGTAACCCTGGCTGAGGATGTTGCTCTGCCCTCTGGAACAGAAGTGACCCTGGCCAACAATGTGGCTCCAACCAAGGATGTTGCAGCATCCTCAGAAGCAGAGGTGGCACCGGTTCCAGTCAAGGACATGGAAATTGCACGGGCACAGGAAGAAACAAGTGAGGATTCCCAGCTGGAATCTCTCCAGGTCGAGGGACAGTCAGTTGCACCTACTCTCATGATTTCACCAGGTATGGGCTGGAACTTTCTTGCAGTATTTCTGTCTACCAAGGTATAGTCTCCAGAGGGTAAGGGACAAACATCATGCCAGGTAAAATGAGAGTCGCACTAGCAGTCTGAAGGTCTCATTCCTACTCTCCTAGACAATTCTTTCTTACCTTcaccttcctccagcctccagcacctcCATCCTTGTTCTCTGCttatcttcctgtttttctcataGATAATCAAAGCAATAAAAGAGAACATTCACAAACTTCCTCTTCCTCGTCTAGCTAGCTCCTTGTATCTGGATCCATCCACTCTGCCTCTCTCCTGTTGCTAAGTGTAGACTGTCCCTGCTCCTAGTCATTAAGGGCAGCGTTTTGTCTGCACTAGATCCAGTCTGTCTGGCCTACTGAAGCATACTGCCCTAGCCATTCTCTCTTTTCCTACTTCTCACCgatttttcccctttccattgGATCATTTCCAGCAACATACAAAacgtttggtttttttttctgtcattaaaaacaaaaccctctcaacccttcttcccttcctctacCAACCAGCACTCTTATTTCTCAAAAGCGCTCATAGGTGCATCCCTCATTCTTCCAAAACTATTCTCATTTCTAATTTCTAGAAGGTGGAGAAATAGCTGAAGTAGTGCCTCTCTGAAACCTGTATGGTTTTTACTGTTACCTTTAGAACCAGTCACAGCCATGGGCCAGAAGTACAGCTTGCCAGTGGATGAGGATTCTATGTTCGAGAAACTAGAGCAAAAGAAACTGTTGAGTAGTCCACCTTCTGAACTTTCTTCAGAGACCTCAGGTAAGTTACAAAAACAAGTGGAGTCTTTGAAGCCACTTAACCTGGAAGAGATGGGGTGATGGTAGAATCCACTCATCCTGGTTATAAGGTGGTCATCTGCAGGATCGTTTGTGAAGTTGGCCCCCTTCCTTAGACAGATTTTGTCTTGTTTAGGCAGAAAGTCAGCttgttacatatttaaaaatcatcactATACCAACCTAGGAAATCTAATCTAGCTCAACTGTTCACTCTTCTATCCTGTGTGGTCTGAGGCAGGTTATTTAACCCTCCTGTATCTGTTTATTCAGCTGTGAGGTGAATGCATTGGTCAAATGTTCTGTAACTACTGCTTATAGTGAGTTCCATGGCCCTACAACATCTGCATTGCCTGGGAGCTCATTAGAAAGGCAGGACCTTGGGCTCCACCTCAGGCCTTCCACCAAGATACGCATTTTAACGAGTTCCCCAGAAAATTTTCATATACATTAAACTGCTCTGATATTTTCTAACTTGAAAGTCCACTTAATCAGTGAACTTTCCACATTTTTGATGGTAAGCCAGAAACATGGGCATATGAGTAACAACTTAGTGATTCTCTGCTTACTTTTCTATGACTTTGATCAGAATGTGaacctgagggcaggaaccaagACACTTGACTTCATATCTCTAGCACTTTGCATATTGTCTAACACCACATAGGAGCTAAATAAACAcaggatgttttaaaatgttgttgtAGTGAATCAACACATCAATAAAGATGTATCAAGTCCttattgtgtataaaatataccATGATGAGCACAGATATTTAACCTGGGTCCTAGCCCTTGTGTTATCATATTACAGCCTGGATAGTGAGAGATATTCCCAGGCATAAACTCTGAAACCAAAGATTTCTATAATAATTGAATTAAATAGTATAAGAAATGGCATTGAATAGCTGCTGATTAATTGCcaaaataaatgttatacatGCTGTGAGTTGTTAAAGCCCAACAATTCTTTGAAAGAAGTAAACATTGGTCTGAGATAATCAATAAAGAGTAGGATTTGGAGGACATTGGAGGggtaaagacaaaaacaaaagtcacatttatatattttagtattcTTTGAAGTCATTTATTGGGTCAGACTTGACAAGAACTGTCCTAGATCTGCTCTGAATGAGACCCTTTTTCCAGGATCTTAGATCCATACTGCATTGACTTAAAGGCAGGAGGTTGGACCAGTTGACTTCCTGAAACTTCTCCAAGAGTTTTATTCattgtttaattgttttaattcatTACCCTACTTGGCATTATGTATGTATCTTTGTCTTTTGGGAAGTACTTTTAGCAACAGAACATTGAAATCTAACACATTTGTCTTTCAAAGTAGGAGGCTCTGGTTCTGGAATGTGAATTTCTCTTTGGTCAGaatattaattcagtttttttctttttcttttctttcttccttttttttctttctttttttaagcagcatAATTTTGTCCTTCTGGTCTGCTTCCCAAAATGGATCTGGTTAGTTTAACAAGTAGTAGTGTAATGTTGGTGACAGATCCTTAGAATTATAATTTCTTAGAATAGTAAAATCATAATATTAAGTTCAATTAATTAATCAGTGTCCCCAAAAAGAGATAAGAGCTTACCGTCTTGTTATTCTCTTAGGAATTACatagctatttaaaataaaagcaaatataaataagtatCAGATGAGATTTATAGGCAGGAAGTGCTTATTATACAGATTAGAAGATctctgtttgaatttcttttctcaagtttcaaatattttgtaaatatgtttagTGAAACTTCTTTACCTGAGATGAGGAtctttgttaaatatttgctaGTCCCAGTTAAGAGTgagaaatgtttcagaaaaaatgttttcctaaatgAATCAGTATGTGGGTTGGTGAAAATAGACTACTTAAATGAGTCactaaatggatttttttttttttaagaaacaataaCAAGGAGTTTTCTGTTTGGAATTTTAGCCAGCTTCATGTATTGCAGGTACCCCTCCCACACAAGCCAAACAAGCGTGCAGACCCAGTGACCGCAGGTCCACTCGGCCCAGGCCTGCCAGGGTCCCTCCTGAGCTGCTGGGAGGCTCTTCGCCACGGAAGACTCTTGATCCTGGGCTGGGCCTCTGCCCTTTGTCTGAGTTGGGTTGGGTTTCTGGTTCATCTTCCTGTAGTGAGCCTGGGAACCAGAGGAAACCTATTCACGGTGGCTTCCTTGAACCCCAGAGGGATCttggcagggaggcctgggataTATATGAAAGCACACCAatgatgatgaagaaaaaaaagaagaaaccaaagcagAAGAGATATTCTCAGCCCCGGGATGGGGGTCCTTGGGATGATGATAATGCAGGCGTGCCTAAAGGTCATCCCTTTGCCACTGACCCACAAAAATCAGGTGTTCTTCCCAGCCAGCCTACCATGGTGGGCACAGAACATGGACTGGTGTCCAGAGAAAACTTGAAAAAGGAATGTGACATTGACTCCAGAACAGCAAAACTGGCAGCTGAGAACTTGTCCTCAGAAAGCATTAGCACTCCTTCATGTCCTTTGCAAGAACtcctgaaaactgcagggaattctcAGCCCAGACTGAGCGTGGCAGCAGAGGTCAAAGGTAACAAGTCAATCCTACAGAGCCAAGATGAGTGCAGACCACAGCCTGCACCGCCCCTCCAGACTCCTGTGGGTAAAAGCCAGGCAGTAGGTCCCCGCAATCTGAAAGGACCCCTGACGGAGGTTTCTGCACACAATGTAGAAATTCCTTTGGAGATCAGACCCAAAGAGGgttgttttcctctcttggacCAAAAGCCTATGGGTGGAGTATCCACAGAAGCAAAAGAACTGCCTAATTTGATACCCACTTTGACTACAGATAATCCATTAGAAAGCAGtctaaaagaagtaaatgatgaaaatgaaatgactAAACAGCACAATGACAAACAGAAAGAGTTTTCTGAAGGAGGTGAACAGGTTAAAGAACTAAAAAAGGAAGCTATTCCCAAGCAAAGACACGAGAACAGCATCTTTGCTTCCGAGCAGCTGCAGGACAAGGTGTTAGTTCAGGGTCCAGGGCTAGGGAATGAACCACTAAAGAGAATGGCAGGTGATGTTaaaagcaggaagggaaggggaagttCTGCGAAAGTGAGAGCAAGTTCTGGAAAGGAGAGAGCGAGGTCTGAGCTGCCGTTCCTTCCAGACAGCCAGAAGGACAGTGGGGCTGTTCTTGTGCCAGAGGAGCCAGCCCCTAAAGCTGAAAGAATGACGGCTGGGGATAAAAGTGAGGAGCTAGGGCCGGATTTCCCAAAGCAACCAGGGACCCTGGCTGATCTCActgagggggtggtggtgggggagcctAAGGAGATGACTGACCTGAGGGTGGCAGGCCCTTTGCAGCCGTTGACTCTCTGGGGACATGGGTCAGACGTGGTTCAGACTTCTGTTGCTAGGACAGAAAGGGGAGCCATGGCCACAGGTAGGGGTGTCGGCAACCAGAGCGAGCAGGAAAAGTGTCCTTGGATGGATCATGAGGCAGCTCCCTGGATTTCTGAAAAGCCTAAAAAACGAAGCAGTGACGgcagaaataaaaagtttaaaaataattattccacACAGTCCACTAGattggagaggaaggaagaactcCTCACCCCACCTTTTGtagggaaggatggaggggtCGCTAGCACTCACCATCAGAACAGGCAGGCAGAACTCCCTCTCCCCATCAGTCCTGACCCTTTGTTCTCAGGTACATCAGGTGCACCGGCTGGGGAGGTTGTTGACCGAAAGGGTGGAAAGGCTAAGGCTGATCCTTTTGAGCTTGGGGCTCTTGGCgggaacaaaacaaatacaatcaAGGATTCTATTACTGAACCAACTACCAAGGTGACAGATTTGAGCTGCCAAGACCAAATCCAGGGAGCAGGACTTGTTCCTTCAGTACTGTCTGAGGAGAATAAGATAGTTGCAGCAAAGGGACACACTGCAGTGGCTGACAAACCAAATGTGAGGAGTAATGATGGAATAAGCAAACAGGTTAAAAATAGTTTCCCCGAGGAACACGTTCTGGAGAATAAGATAGATGCAACAAAAATACTTGTTCCCATGGAAACCATAGGGGACCACAGAATTGAGGGAATGAGCTATGTGGACgaaaatagaaatattacatTCACCTGCCCCAGAACACCAGCAGGGTTGATGAATAAGTCAGTCCCTCTAGAGGCTCAGGAATCAGCAGCCTGTGGAAAACTTCCCACTCCTCCTCAAGTAGTAAAGGAAAGTGATTCACTTCCAGACACCTTGGCAGAAAGTAGCCAAGAGACAGCTCCAGCCCAGATTTCCACAGTTGTAGTGGTAGATAATTGCAGCAAAGATGGAGCCGCAGAAGAAGAAAGGCCCAAGGCTCCCTCTGCTGTTACACCCTCTACAAGCACGGGAGGGGTTGCCCCAACTTCTACAGCAGCTGAAGAAACAGTTAACAGTCACGGAGGTAACTGTCTTAAGAATAAAAGGGAGCTTGCTGACCCAATGGCAGATGCAGCAGGGGTAGATGGGGGACATGTAAGGGGAGAATCTGAGTCTGTGGTGCCCAGTGCTGCGTCTCAGCACTCAGCAGAGAAAATCACAGAGCCGGCAGAGGGGCTCCTTCCTCCTGGAGTGCCAGTAGGAGACCAGAGCCTGGCAGGTGAAGTCAGGGTCCCACAAGCACGTGCAGATAGGAGTAATTTCCCAACATGTccagtaaataaaaggaaagagtcTGAGGAAGGTTCTGCTGCAGTTCCAATTCCTAACTTACTGGGAGACAAAACACAAAAGCCCCCTTTCCGTGAGGACCAAAATGCTAGAGAGAGAGTGTCCAAGGGCCCAGATAGTTTGATTATGGAGGTAGATGGGCCTCCAAAAAGTGAAAAGGCTAAATTGGAAGAAATCAGTCTGGCTTCTGAAATCACAGAATTGGAATCTGTTTCCTTGGCACCACCTGAACTCCAGTCCGATGTCTTCAGTGGCAGAGTTGAAGCAACTCCTTCCAGGGTGGTAGATAAGTTAGTAGTGACTGCTTCCAAGTCTCCTCAAGTGCCAGAACCTAAAGATAAGATCTTGGAGGCACctgagaaaatgacagaaaaatctgAACCAAAGGCAccgggagaaggaaagaaggaagataaagGCAGAATGGCAGAACCGATGAAAGGCTACATGAGACCCACCAAGTCTCGAGGTCTTACTCCACTTTTGCCAAAGTCTACAGTCCAAGAGCGAGAGAGATCCAAGCAACTCAAGTCCAGTGGTATGAACCTGCCATGCGGAAATGTGTGTGCTTGTGGCTTTTGGTCAGTATCAAAAAGGCAAAGAGCTTGTGCTTTGGTTCCATCCAAACTCTAATCATCCTTGTTGGTTTGTTGGCATGAAAACCGTAACTGCTAATTATGTGTTTCCTGCAGCCAAGGCATGCCTTGTGTCCAGTTTGGGAGGCTGGTGACTTGGTTGCATGCCTTTTTACCCAGCACTGAACCTTGACTTTCAGGGGAAGGTGAATTTCAAACAAGAAATTGTTTAGCAGAAAGCCTATGACCATCCAcgataataattatttttaagtgtgccCCCTATGTGTAAAGTTTACAGCCAAAATGTAATCATTATTTTGTATAAGAATTAATAGGAGGAAAGAAGACATTTCACGTCCAGCCGTGtgcatgctatttttttttccagtgtatgTATACATTTGTAGCTTGTGTTGGTGGGACTACGTATCCAAGTTGCCTTTGGATTAAATGGAAATAGAAGGCCCCTTATGAGGAAATGGTAGCCTCCAGCCAGAGTGGTAGGCAGACTTCGTGTGTTTCTAGTACTGGGAAATGATCCCTCAGCAGTGCAGCTATGTCTTTACCTAGTTTGTTGCTTACAGCTTTGGCCCACAGTTGCATATGGGTTAGAGTTTGGGCATAGCCTGTGTCCATAAAACAGCCTGTAAAACTTGCGATGTAGGATTCCTCATAATTTTGCCCTTTTGGCTCTAATCAGTCTAGTTGAAATGAGATTGAGATGATTCCTTCAAGATTTATAAAtgtcagcctcccctcccccaccacccccaaaaaagtgTTTATCTAATCATGGCTTCTTTGAACCTGACCTTCAAAAAATGTTTCCTAGCCTTTGAGGTTTTTCACCACCTGCAAATGATGCTATTTCTTTATCACTGTTTCCCAGCTTGCATGATGCAGCTACTAActccagaaatgaaaaagcactGGTTGGCCATAGCGTAGCCAGTTAGACTTTTGGGCTTCATTATGGGATGGTGTCCTGCATGCTGTGGACTTCTTGTTTTGGGTATAGCTTGTGCTGTGCATGAATTTGTACCCAGTAAGGAACGTGTGTGCAGTGTGAATAGAGAATGCTAGAAGTTGTTACTTGAGTAAGACATTCtgaacttttctgtttttaatcttccTTCTATTAGCTACCCTATtgcaaaggcagaaaaaagaTCATATGTAAAGGGCTTTCCAGATTTCATTAAGATGTCCAGCCCTCTATCCAGTTCATTCGTTTTAGCTTCTAGGCCAGTTCTTTAGTTTCAGCTGTGATACAAATGATAACATGTAAATTTTCTGAAACTTAGGCATCTCTTTTAGGTCAGTATTACTGGAGAAATGTTCTGATTCTTGAGGGAGCAAGGCAGATGCTACAGAAATTTTAGATCCTTGAGTGGTTGAGGAAAGGAGTGATAGGTTTTGGacaaaattttttctctaagTTCTATCACACTTTTTCCCTAAGGACAATCTGTACTTTTTTAgtaattaaattgtttaaaattacttttggaatAGGTTAATACATTCACATGATACAAAGAGATATGCAGTAAAATGTAAGTCTCCCCTCCTCTGTTAACCCTCATCCTTGTTTCCCTCTCCAGAGGCAACCAATGCTAACACTGTCTTACTCGTCCTTCCAGACAGTTTACACATAAGTGATCAATGACATATGTATTTCCtgattttacaaaaatgagaaatatcaTGCATAATGATGTGTACCTTGAtttgtaaaatttaattattttagagatCTTTACAAATCAGTACAAAGGAAGGGGCCCTCGTCCTTTTTTAATAGctgtatagtatttcattgtatggagaTACTCTAATGTGTTATGCCACTTCTTTATTGATGAATGTTTAggggttttccttttttctttctttttttcctattagaaacAAGGTGCATAAATTATCCTTGTGTACACAGAATATCAAACTTGCATACATACTCATACAAGTATCTGTATAATAAAAAAGAGCTCTGGAGCAGAATCTGTGGTTTGAAGAATGtgtttgtaattttgatagatgttgCCAAATTGTCCTCTCACAAGGCCACAGAGATGCACCAGGGCTGCACTCCCACCCTAAGCATGGACCAGTACCCGTTCCTCTGTACTTTCTCCACCagtgtgacttttcttttttgttatatgtgCCAATctaatagatataaaattatttcttgatgtaaattttttttgttttacttattaaaTGACTTCCTTTAGTATGAAGTTTATACAAAACATCCTTACTCTgagtttatgaaaatatttaaaattttttaccttTTGAATCTTTGCTCTATCTagaatttgtttgtttctttctgtatgtgtgtatgttttgtttaTGAAATGTGAGATACAGTTACTTGATTGTCCCACTATATTTGTGTAATCTGTCTCCCTCTGAAATGCCATCTTTTTCATGCTCTAAATTCCTATATTTGtttggtctatttctggactttcttttcTGATCCATTGGTCTTTCCATTCAGGCTTCAGTAACATAGTGTGGCTTGAgagtatattttaatatctaatagGTCTAGCCCCACACCTCAccttgttattctttttcagagttttcaTGATTATTCTTGCTGGTTTATTATTTCAGATAAACTTGGCAATTGGCTCTTAGTTTTTTGGGCAAAAAAATCCAATCAGtctttttcttgaaatttcattAAGTGTATAGGTTACCCTAGGGAGGGTTGTTGTCTGTGTTGAGTTTTTCTATCCAACAGTGTAATAACATACCATGTTCAGTAATACCACATGTTCAAGTTTTTGTGTCTTAGACCCTTGCTggtattttgctgttttcttcatgCTGATCTTATATATTTCTAATAAGGCTTATTTGAAAGTGTCCAAAATGCAGGTGAATGTGCACGTGCAGAGCTTCAGGCAAGCCCAGGCTCTGAGTCAGGGGACTGAGTGGAATGGGGCGGATCTGGGTTTGTGACAGCGAACTAGGCAGGGTAGCCCCGTATGCCCAGCCACCTTTGGTTCACGTAGGCTCTGATGTTTCATCCATCGCTGGTTCTAGACCTGGccttattaaattttatttgtattcttcaCTTCGAATCATTCATGTTAACTCTCCTGTGGTCAGACTGTGTTACCCATGGCTTTCAGGGTGTGGACAATAAAGACATTATTAGTggtgttaataaaaataatagcagttGCCACCTATTGAGTGAATATTAAGTGCCTAGTTGTctgtagataggtaggtaggtacacacacacacacacagcactttGAAGGGTtctcttcattttacaagtgagaaaacagaggctctccatgttctccaaggtcacacaggtagtgaAGTGGCAGAGGTAGAATTTGAAACAAATCTTTCTGACTCTTAAGGCCCATGCTTTCTCCATTCTTGCCTCAGAAGAACCTTCCAGAAGTTTTAGGTTCTTAAAAAGATAAAGGTCAATGACTAGTAATGATACTAGTTAAATTTTAACATCTAGGCACTTTTCTGTTAGAAAATGGAGACACATCATGAGGGCATAAGCTGAATCAGAGGCTAGTTTAGGATTAGAATCTAGGTCTTTCAGATCTGTCCAGTATTTTATCCTCCAGGCAGAGACTGATTTATTCATGTGTTCTCCCTAACACCCAGCATAGAGCTTTACTATATGTGATGTCTAATGACATTTTCTGAATTATAAATGAGTTGTCTTCTGCTAGTCTGATCCTCTTTGGAAGCAGGGAGAGTGAATACGCTGCTGAAGTCTATTCTAGCTTAATGTTTCCTctcctgttatttttttcatgcCTAAAGTTTAGGGAAACTTTCGCAGAAGATTTCTTCACATAATTATGCATGTTGTTCTAAGGAGGGAACATTGAGATACTTCAGGAAATCTGAGCTCAACTGGTTGGAAAAGGGCTTCTTGTGGGACTGTGTGTGGTGCAGGGCAGAGCAGGTTGGAAAGGCTGGTCCCTACTGCAGTCTGCTGTGTGCGATGGCTCCACCATAGTTGCTCCCTGGAAGGAAGCCAGGTAGAGCTGAGAGTGACAGTGCACTTGGCATGTTCTGGGAGTGGCACAGCCACCACGATTCTCCACAGATGGCCCTTCTCTTTGCCGTAGTGGGAGCCTCGTCTCCTTGTTATCTggcttcatttccttttcttcagttcaTTTGAGCCTGTCAACTGTCTTTGAACAGCTGGGAATATCAGTTTATGGTGGGAAGTTCTCTTGGTGTGAAACTTGAAGTCATTTATAAACCCCAAATCCTAACAGTTTCAAGGCCCTTGTACGTAAATAAAATATGCTCAGCAGAAAAAATCATTTGTAATCTGCTCTCGCTACAGTCTTCCAACTGGAGAAGTGCCCATTTGGCAATAGTTTTTCTTCAGTGTAGTGCCCTTTGTGAAGTTGCTTCCCATTTACCTCTTATTCTCTGGCTGCTTCTTACTACTTGCATATTAATGACATTTATTGGGAGGTTCTGTATAATCCATAATTAaaaacagctaccatttattgaaactGTCTTAAACTCTATGAACCCTCAACAGTGGACTACTATTTGCCTTATTTGAGCCATAGCATATAAATGTTCTTTGAAATGAGTCTAGTAAATACTGgttattctattttaaaaggagttttttcccctcacactccctcagcccctctcttTTACCCTCTGGCTGACAGTAGCACTGGATGATTTGGAAAGCAAATGATAAACATCTTAGCTTCAGGCTTCTCGTGTTGCagatatatttactttttctttcttttttttttttttaagtggaggtactggaattgaacccgggaccttgtacatgctaaacatgcgttctaccactgagctataccctccccattatgtttacttctttaaaatagGAAGTGGACAGTAAAGGGgacttctgttcttatttttaccTGTGACATGAGTAGGTCATCTCAGctataaatatattgaa
This Camelus ferus isolate YT-003-E chromosome 17, BCGSAC_Cfer_1.0, whole genome shotgun sequence DNA region includes the following protein-coding sequences:
- the MAP4 gene encoding LOW QUALITY PROTEIN: microtubule-associated protein 4 (The sequence of the model RefSeq protein was modified relative to this genomic sequence to represent the inferred CDS: deleted 1 base in 1 codon) yields the protein MADLSLADALTEPPPEIEEEIKRDFIATLEAEAFDDVVGETVGKTDYIPLLDVDEKTGNSESKKKPCSDTSQVEGTPSSKPTVLANGDHGIEGNTTGSPTEFLEEKMAYQGYQNNQNWPEDTNFCFEPEQVVNPIQTDPFEMHHDDGLEDLLFLPSGTTSTSSFTEQNDPLKDSYGLFPCDTFAPAAVAPEGWSVEAPNPPHLESLISLDAITQPLQPTAEPADIEMTSAEERTPTKALEVIMGLKASDMAPSRESEIVPAKDVAPASETEVALTKDMEPPTKSDTALVKDMGMEEALVKDVVLPTETEVAPAKDVTLFKETERTPPVKMDLAPADDVAPPTDREMTPAKDVASLSEIGVALAKDVVSSTEIASAKEVALSSETEVALVKDVTPTPETEVTPVKDMTPPPEIKMALGKDVAPPETEVAPVKDMVSPPETEMALGKNVALPSETEKALGKDVVSPLETEMAPGKNVALSPETEMALGKDVVSPPETEVTLAEDVALPSGTEVTLANNVAPTKDVAASSEAEVAPVPVKDMEIARAQEETSEDSQLESLQVEGQSVAPTLMISPEPVTAMGQKYSLPVDEDSMFEKLEQKKLLSSPPSELSSETSGTPPTQAKQACRPSDRRSTRPRPARVPPELLGGSSPRKTLDPGLGLCPLSELGWVSGSSSCSEPGNQRKPIHGGFLEPQRDLGREAWDIYESTPMMMKKKKKKPKQKRYSQPRDGGPWDDDNAGVPKGHPFATDPQKSGVLPSQPTMVGTEHGLVSRENLKKECDIDSRTAKLAAENLSSESISTPSCPLQELLKTAGNSQPRLSVAAEVKGNKSILQSQDECRPQPAPPLQTPVGKSQAVGPRNLKGPLTEVSAHNVEIPLEIRPKEGCFPLLDQKPMGGVSTEAKELPNLIPTLTTDNPLESSLKEVNDENEMTKQHNDKQKEFSEGGEQVKELKKEAIPKQRHENSIFASEQLQDKVLVQGPGLGNEPLKRMAGDVKSRKGRGSSAKVRASSGKERARSELPFLPDSQKDSGAVLVPEEPAPKAERMTAGDKSEELGPDFPKQPGTLADLTEGVVVGEPKEMTDLRVAGPLQPLTLWGHGSDVVQTSVARTERGAMATGRGVGNQSEQEKCPWMDHEAAPWISEKPKKRSSDGRNKKFKNNYSTQSTRLERKEELLTPPFVGKDGGVASTHHQNRQAELPLPISPDPLFSGTSGAPAGEVVDRKGGKAKADPFELGALGGNKTNTIKDSITEPTTKVTDLSCQDQIQGAGLVPSVLSEENKIVAAKGHTAVADKPNVRSNDGISKQVKNSFPEEHVLENKIDATKILVPMETIGDHRIEGMSYVDENRNITFTCPRTPAGLMNKSVPLEAQESAACGKLPTPPQVVKESDSLPDTLAESSQETAPAQISTVVVVDNCSKDGAAEEERPKAPSAVTPSTSTGGVAPTSTAAEETVNSHGGNCLKNKRELADPMADAAGVDGGHVRGESESVVPSAASQHSAEKITEPAEGLLPPGVPVGDQSLAGEVRVPQARADRSNFPTCPVNKRKESEEGSAAVPIPNLLGDKTQKPPFREDQNARERVSKGPDSLIMEVDGPPKSEKAKLEEISLASEITELESVSLAPPELQSDVFSGRVEATPSRVVDKLVVTASKSPQVPEPKDKILEAPEKMTEKSEPKAPGEGKKEDKGRMAEPMKGYMRPTKSRGLTPLLPKSTVQERERSKQLKSSGTAKPEEGWPPVSVTGNDITAPPNKELPPSPEKKTKPLTSTQPAKTSTTKAKTQPTSLPKQPAPTTFGGPNKKSMSLASGSVPAAPPKRPAATTARPSTLPSKDVKPKPVAEAKIPEKRASPSKPASAPAVRTGSKSTQPVPKATAAATLASAGPSSRSPSMTQPKRPAAVKTEGKPADVKRMATKSAPADLNRPKSTSTSSVKKNVAVPGVAPLAGAAPSRVKPTTTPPRPPGTPSTDKKPPAAKPSSSAPRLGRLATNASAPDLKNVRSKVGSTENIKHQPGGGRAKVEKKTEAAAPARKPEPNAVTKAAGPTGSAQKPPAGKVQIVSKKVSYSHIQSKCGSKDNIKHVPGGGNVQIQNKKVDISKVSSKCGSKANIKHKPGGGDVKIESQKLNFKEKAQAKVGSLDNVGHLPAGGAVKTEGGGSEAPPCPGPPAGEELAIPEAAPEAGAPTSASGLSGHTTLAGGGDQREAQTLDSQIQETSI